From Streptomyces sp. NBC_00775, one genomic window encodes:
- a CDS encoding lipase/acyltransferase domain-containing protein gives MASLKHLVVVVPGIGGSVLQTVEGAARWDEHRRRFIAAATRPTRLGLDTHPDLIPVGLMPDITLVGPFVVPGYDGLVRRLRSRFDDVRVDVARPGYEPDRRADVLLFPYDFRHSIRHAAERLRNEIRARLDGEHTSARRRRVIVVAHSMGGLVARYWLGPLGGAADCAALITLGTPHRGAPKALDVLVNGLTVGPKRLGGLTDVLRQWPSAYELLPRYPAVGQPGGAAALAPHELTEEATAFVPGFAAKAKSARSVHEDIETDWNDLYGGPDCPEVTAVFGRGHGTLQRALLSPAGISVTKDAASWLPNTDWRGDGTVPAISAIPIEQEDKRARRAVAERHMALASTSVAVDILAEYEGQPLTAVRGDQPDRPWLGLDLDETAPAGQPIRVGVTLNGAPVEERTRVQVRARAREGSPGGAEWQPCTRGVDGSWQTDLPPLPAGTYAVEAAAIHVPAVNRLNAGDVLGVVSTEDVDVAP, from the coding sequence GTGGCTTCGCTCAAGCATCTTGTCGTCGTGGTGCCCGGAATCGGCGGGAGTGTCCTGCAGACGGTGGAGGGGGCCGCCCGTTGGGACGAGCACCGCCGGCGGTTCATCGCCGCGGCTACCCGGCCCACACGGCTCGGCCTGGACACGCATCCGGACCTAATTCCCGTTGGGCTGATGCCGGACATCACCTTGGTCGGCCCGTTCGTCGTTCCTGGATACGACGGCCTCGTCCGCAGGCTCCGCAGCCGCTTCGACGATGTACGCGTGGACGTCGCGCGGCCCGGATACGAGCCGGACCGGCGGGCGGATGTGCTGCTCTTTCCGTACGACTTCCGCCACAGCATCCGGCACGCCGCTGAACGACTGCGCAACGAGATCAGGGCACGTCTCGATGGCGAGCACACCAGCGCCCGCCGTCGGCGTGTGATCGTGGTGGCGCACTCGATGGGCGGGTTGGTCGCCCGCTACTGGCTGGGCCCTCTCGGCGGCGCGGCCGACTGCGCGGCCCTGATCACGCTCGGCACCCCGCACCGCGGCGCACCGAAGGCACTGGACGTTCTGGTGAACGGACTGACGGTGGGCCCCAAGCGGCTGGGCGGGCTGACGGATGTGCTGCGTCAGTGGCCGTCGGCGTACGAGCTTCTGCCGCGCTATCCGGCGGTGGGACAGCCCGGCGGCGCGGCGGCACTGGCCCCGCACGAGCTGACGGAGGAGGCCACGGCCTTCGTTCCAGGCTTCGCGGCGAAGGCGAAGTCGGCCCGAAGCGTCCACGAGGACATCGAGACGGACTGGAATGACCTGTACGGCGGTCCGGACTGCCCCGAGGTGACGGCGGTGTTCGGGCGGGGACACGGCACACTCCAGCGGGCCTTGCTCTCGCCGGCCGGGATCTCGGTGACGAAGGACGCGGCGTCCTGGCTGCCCAACACCGACTGGCGCGGCGACGGCACCGTCCCGGCGATCTCGGCCATCCCCATCGAGCAGGAGGACAAACGCGCCCGCAGGGCGGTTGCGGAACGCCACATGGCCCTGGCGTCCACGTCCGTGGCGGTGGACATCCTGGCCGAGTACGAGGGACAGCCGCTCACGGCAGTACGCGGAGATCAGCCGGATCGGCCATGGCTCGGACTCGACCTGGACGAAACAGCCCCGGCCGGCCAACCGATCCGCGTCGGCGTGACCCTCAACGGGGCCCCGGTGGAGGAACGCACGCGAGTACAGGTCCGTGCCCGCGCCCGCGAGGGCAGCCCAGGCGGCGCCGAGTGGCAGCCGTGCACGAGGGGCGTGGACGGCAGTTGGCAGACCGATCTGCCGCCCCTGCCTGCGGGGACGTATGCGGTGGAGGCGGCCGCCATCCACGTCCCGGCCGTGAACCGCTTGAACGCCGGGGACGTCCTGGGCGTCGTCAGCACCGAAGACGTGGACGTGGCCCCATGA